One segment of Vibrio agarivorans DNA contains the following:
- a CDS encoding HAD family hydrolase yields MSLDCRSIKAVVFDLDNTLVSSSLNFASIRADIGCPSEDDLLSFADNLDCSLQRTNVHQTIVSHEMSDAHSAELMEGCQEFLTHLKSANLYTGIVTRNCIKAATLKLDRLKLDVNELICREHFPPKPAPDSLLALAKHWSLQVSEVLYVGDYLYDIQAANNANMPSCLITHDNQPDYAHLATISVPQLTDLHRLFASNQ; encoded by the coding sequence ATGAGCCTAGATTGCCGTTCAATCAAAGCTGTGGTATTTGATTTAGATAACACGCTCGTTTCGTCAAGTCTCAACTTCGCCTCTATCCGAGCGGATATTGGCTGCCCTTCTGAAGACGATCTGCTCAGTTTTGCAGACAACCTTGACTGCTCTCTCCAAAGAACTAATGTCCATCAAACCATCGTTTCTCATGAGATGTCTGATGCTCACTCGGCAGAGTTAATGGAAGGGTGTCAGGAATTCCTTACCCACCTAAAAAGCGCCAACCTTTACACAGGCATTGTGACCCGAAATTGCATCAAAGCGGCCACACTCAAGTTAGATAGGCTCAAACTAGACGTCAACGAGCTCATTTGTCGTGAGCACTTTCCACCTAAACCTGCCCCAGATTCTTTGCTCGCTCTTGCGAAACACTGGTCACTGCAAGTATCAGAGGTTTTGTATGTCGGCGACTACCTCTATGATATTCAAGCAGCGAACAACGCGAATATGCCCTCTTGCTTGATCACTCATGACAACCAACCCGATTATGCGCATTTAGCCACCATTAGTGTGCCGCAGTTAACTGATCTACATCGTTTGTTTGCATCCAATCAATAG
- a CDS encoding cold-shock protein: protein MSNTVTGTVKWFNETKGFGFIQQENGPDVFAHFSAIKGDGFRTLTEGQKVEFKVTQGQKGPQAEEIVAI, encoded by the coding sequence ATGTCTAACACAGTAACTGGCACTGTAAAGTGGTTCAACGAAACTAAAGGTTTTGGTTTCATCCAACAAGAGAACGGCCCTGATGTATTCGCACACTTCAGCGCTATCAAAGGTGACGGTTTCCGTACTCTAACTGAAGGCCAAAAGGTTGAGTTCAAAGTAACTCAAGGTCAAAAAGGCCCTCAAGCAGAAGAAATCGTAGCTATCTAA
- a CDS encoding D-alanyl-D-alanine carboxypeptidase family protein: MKLIKIASAIGLCFTSLAFAAPTVVPNAPALGAKGYVLMDYKSGEVIVEKNANTPLNPASLTKLMTAYVAGQEMNAGNISADDSVLISENAWAKKFPDSSKMFIEVGTRVNMMDLYRGLIVQSGNDASVAIAEHVAGSADAFVMLMNSWADRLGLANTSFANPHGLDSENLYSTPYDIAKLGQAIIRDLPEIYPLYSERSFQYNGITQYNRNGLLRDRSINVDGMKTGYTSGAGYSLASSATQGDMRLIAVVMGSTSPKARESESKQLLSYGFRFFDTIEPNKVGEPIAQPRVWMGDKDNVSVGLAEPLYLTMPKGDIAKLSAVVEMQPDLSAPIAQGAVVGQVMYKLEDEVIAEASLVAQEPVEEGSIFKRLLDWVKKLFASLF; the protein is encoded by the coding sequence GTGAAACTCATTAAGATTGCCTCAGCGATCGGTTTATGCTTTACCTCTTTGGCTTTTGCCGCACCCACTGTTGTTCCTAACGCCCCTGCACTTGGTGCTAAAGGCTATGTATTGATGGACTACAAGTCTGGTGAGGTAATTGTTGAGAAAAATGCCAATACGCCACTCAACCCGGCAAGCTTGACTAAACTCATGACAGCGTATGTCGCAGGTCAAGAGATGAATGCAGGGAACATTAGTGCGGATGATAGTGTGCTAATTAGTGAGAATGCGTGGGCGAAAAAATTCCCAGACTCATCGAAGATGTTTATCGAAGTCGGCACACGCGTCAACATGATGGACTTGTACCGCGGACTTATCGTGCAATCAGGTAACGATGCGAGTGTGGCTATCGCTGAGCACGTGGCTGGCAGTGCTGATGCGTTTGTGATGCTGATGAATTCTTGGGCAGATCGCCTAGGGCTTGCTAATACTTCGTTTGCTAACCCGCATGGCCTTGATAGCGAAAACCTTTACTCGACGCCTTATGATATAGCGAAGTTAGGTCAGGCGATTATTCGCGACCTGCCAGAGATTTACCCGCTATACAGCGAGCGTAGCTTCCAATACAACGGAATTACTCAATATAACCGCAATGGCTTGTTGCGTGATCGCAGTATTAACGTTGATGGTATGAAAACAGGTTACACATCAGGAGCAGGCTATAGTTTAGCCAGTTCGGCAACTCAAGGTGACATGCGTCTAATTGCTGTTGTGATGGGTTCGACTAGCCCGAAAGCTCGTGAGTCAGAGAGCAAGCAGCTTCTGAGTTACGGTTTCCGTTTCTTCGATACCATTGAGCCCAACAAAGTCGGTGAGCCAATTGCACAACCTCGCGTGTGGATGGGCGACAAAGACAATGTAAGTGTCGGTCTTGCAGAGCCACTTTACTTAACTATGCCAAAAGGCGATATCGCTAAACTAAGTGCAGTGGTTGAGATGCAGCCAGACTTGTCTGCGCCAATTGCACAAGGTGCGGTTGTCGGTCAGGTGATGTACAAACTGGAAGACGAAGTAATTGCGGAAGCAAGCCTCGTTGCCCAAGAGCCAGTAGAAGAGGGCAGCATCTTTAAGCGTCTGCTTGATTGGGTTAAGAAGCTATTTGCTTCGTTGTTCTAA
- a CDS encoding DEAD/DEAH box helicase, translated as MPFSSLGLRPELTAALQRRFSVPTEIQTLSVPAALGNQDIFALAQTGSGKTLAFGLPLIEKALNQPELTSSIVLTPTRELAGQITHSINAIASDAAIENEAGTTCLTLTGGCDIDEQLEQLRSKPNIVVATPGRLLELMTAHDIAFETLQSVVLDEADRMLDMGFWPDVSKLLTLLPSKRQVMMFSATFSQELEQKAQHFLFEPQRIQAQAIEDDVSERINESLYLVNKGSKANVLIAQLQLHKSKQTLVFVGAKDNADAICKKLNKAGIPSAALHGNKDQSERENTLTKFKSGEIQALISTDLLARGIHIESLPLVINFDLPSDPKTYTHRVGRTARAGQNGSAISLVCHGETAYLEAIRTHTGRELPLAELEGFPVTDKPSSGNSKRAPRDKQANRRTNKKTSIKQFRGKPRGKKPQ; from the coding sequence ATGCCATTTTCAAGCCTTGGGTTACGCCCTGAACTGACTGCTGCACTGCAACGCCGCTTCTCTGTCCCGACAGAAATTCAAACTCTAAGTGTCCCTGCTGCACTTGGCAATCAAGATATTTTCGCATTGGCTCAGACCGGCAGTGGTAAGACTCTGGCGTTTGGTTTGCCACTGATTGAAAAAGCGCTCAATCAGCCGGAGCTGACTTCATCAATTGTGCTTACGCCTACGCGAGAGCTCGCTGGGCAAATTACTCACTCAATTAACGCGATAGCAAGTGACGCAGCCATCGAAAATGAAGCCGGTACTACATGCCTAACGTTGACTGGCGGCTGTGATATCGACGAGCAACTAGAACAATTGCGCAGCAAGCCCAATATTGTTGTAGCGACTCCAGGTCGTCTGCTTGAGCTTATGACGGCACACGATATAGCGTTTGAGACATTACAGAGTGTTGTTCTCGATGAAGCCGATAGAATGTTGGATATGGGGTTCTGGCCTGATGTCAGTAAACTCCTCACTCTACTGCCTAGCAAACGACAAGTGATGATGTTCTCTGCTACGTTCTCGCAAGAACTCGAACAGAAGGCGCAGCACTTCTTGTTTGAGCCACAGCGTATTCAAGCACAAGCTATCGAAGATGACGTGAGTGAGCGAATTAATGAATCCCTTTACCTAGTCAACAAGGGCAGCAAAGCGAATGTGTTGATCGCGCAGCTACAATTACATAAGAGTAAACAAACCCTTGTTTTTGTAGGTGCCAAAGACAACGCAGATGCCATTTGCAAAAAACTCAACAAAGCGGGTATCCCCTCTGCTGCATTGCATGGCAATAAAGATCAATCTGAACGTGAAAATACGCTGACCAAGTTTAAAAGTGGTGAGATACAAGCACTCATCTCTACAGATCTACTTGCGCGTGGCATTCATATCGAAAGTTTGCCTCTAGTGATTAACTTTGATTTGCCAAGCGATCCAAAAACCTACACCCACCGCGTCGGACGAACAGCCAGAGCTGGGCAGAATGGCTCCGCTATCTCGCTGGTTTGTCATGGTGAAACCGCCTATTTGGAGGCGATACGAACTCATACTGGGCGAGAGCTGCCCCTTGCTGAACTTGAAGGCTTCCCTGTGACAGACAAGCCGTCAAGTGGCAACAGTAAGCGTGCCCCGAGAGACAAGCAAGCTAACAGACGTACCAACAAGAAAACCAGTATTAAACAATTTCGCGGCAAACCTCGAGGGAAGAAGCCTCAGTAG
- a CDS encoding DUF3820 family protein — protein MLEKENLIKLARMQMPYGKFAGRVLIDLPEEYLLWFDKKGWPNGELGDLLKLCLALKIEGLDSVVKPLKRM, from the coding sequence ATGCTAGAAAAAGAGAATCTAATTAAGCTTGCACGCATGCAGATGCCCTATGGTAAATTCGCCGGACGTGTCTTGATCGACCTCCCTGAGGAGTATTTGTTGTGGTTTGATAAGAAGGGTTGGCCCAACGGGGAGTTAGGGGATTTACTAAAACTGTGTTTAGCTTTGAAAATTGAAGGGTTAGATAGCGTGGTTAAGCCATTAAAGCGCATGTGA
- the thrS gene encoding threonine--tRNA ligase, whose amino-acid sequence MPIITLPDGSQRQFDNPVTTLEVAADIGPGLAKATIAGRVDGERVDACDLIENDASLEIITNKDDVDGLEIVRHSCAHLLGHAIKQLFPEAKMAIGPTIDNGFYYDIDLEHSLTQEDLEKIEKRMKELAKTKYQVIKKKVSWQEARDAFEARGETYKMEILDENVARDDRPGLYHHEEYIDMCRGPHVPNMSFCQHFTLLNVAGAYWRGNSDNKMLQRIYGTAFHDKKALKAHLVRLEEAAKRDHRKIGKQLDLFHMQQEAPGMVFWHHNGWSIFRDLEVFVREKLTEYDYQEVKGPLMMDRVLWERSGHWDKYADAMFTTSSENREYAIKPMNCPGHVQIFNQGLKSYRDLPLRMAEFGSCHRNEPSGALHGIMRVRGFTQDDAHIFCTESQIQEEVTGCIKMVYDTYQTFGFDNIVVKLSTRPEKRVGSDEIWDQSEEALKLSLESMDIPYEIQEGEGAFYGPKIEFTLYDCLDRAWQCGTVQLDFNLPGRLGATYVDENNERQVPVMIHRAILGSLERFIGILIEEYYGFFPTWLSPEQAVIMNITDKQSDYVQEVAQKLQKCGIRAKADLRNEKIGFKIREHTLKRVPYMLVCGDQEMEAGEIAVRTRKGKDLGKFKVDDFIEYIRTDVSTRRLNLEE is encoded by the coding sequence ATGCCTATTATTACTCTTCCTGACGGTAGTCAACGTCAATTCGATAACCCTGTTACAACTCTAGAAGTCGCTGCTGATATTGGCCCTGGTCTTGCGAAAGCAACCATTGCTGGTCGTGTTGATGGTGAGCGCGTTGACGCTTGCGATCTGATCGAAAACGATGCATCGCTTGAAATCATCACCAACAAAGATGATGTCGACGGTCTAGAAATTGTTCGTCACTCTTGTGCTCACTTGCTTGGTCATGCGATTAAGCAGCTATTCCCTGAAGCTAAGATGGCTATCGGGCCTACGATCGACAACGGTTTTTACTACGATATCGATCTAGAGCACTCTCTCACGCAAGAAGATCTAGAGAAGATCGAAAAGCGCATGAAAGAGCTAGCGAAAACCAAGTACCAAGTTATCAAGAAGAAAGTAAGTTGGCAGGAAGCACGTGATGCATTTGAAGCACGCGGTGAAACTTACAAGATGGAAATCTTGGATGAGAACGTTGCTCGTGACGATCGTCCAGGTCTTTACCATCACGAAGAATACATTGATATGTGTCGTGGCCCTCACGTACCGAACATGAGCTTCTGTCAGCACTTTACGCTGCTAAACGTTGCTGGTGCATACTGGCGCGGCAACAGTGATAACAAGATGCTTCAGCGTATCTACGGCACAGCGTTCCACGATAAGAAAGCACTTAAGGCACACCTTGTGCGTCTTGAAGAAGCGGCGAAGCGTGACCACCGTAAAATCGGTAAACAGCTAGACCTATTCCATATGCAGCAAGAAGCACCAGGTATGGTGTTCTGGCACCACAATGGTTGGTCTATCTTCCGTGACCTTGAAGTATTCGTGCGTGAAAAGCTAACTGAATACGACTACCAAGAAGTAAAAGGCCCATTAATGATGGACCGCGTTCTTTGGGAACGCTCTGGTCACTGGGATAAGTATGCAGATGCGATGTTCACGACATCTTCTGAGAACCGTGAATACGCAATCAAGCCAATGAACTGTCCGGGTCACGTTCAAATCTTTAACCAAGGTTTGAAATCTTACCGTGATCTGCCATTGCGTATGGCTGAGTTTGGTTCATGTCACCGTAACGAGCCATCAGGTGCGCTACACGGTATCATGCGTGTACGTGGCTTCACTCAAGATGATGCACACATCTTCTGTACAGAGAGTCAAATCCAAGAGGAAGTGACTGGCTGTATCAAGATGGTTTACGATACTTACCAAACATTTGGTTTCGACAACATTGTTGTGAAACTGTCTACTCGCCCTGAAAAGCGTGTAGGTTCTGATGAGATCTGGGATCAATCAGAAGAAGCATTGAAACTGTCACTAGAGTCAATGGATATTCCTTACGAAATCCAAGAAGGCGAAGGTGCGTTCTATGGCCCTAAGATTGAGTTCACTCTTTACGATTGTCTCGATCGTGCATGGCAATGTGGTACAGTTCAGCTAGACTTCAACTTACCAGGTCGTCTTGGTGCGACTTACGTGGATGAAAACAACGAGCGTCAAGTGCCGGTAATGATTCACCGTGCAATTCTTGGTTCGCTTGAGCGTTTCATCGGTATTCTTATTGAAGAATACTACGGCTTCTTCCCGACATGGCTTTCTCCTGAGCAAGCAGTGATCATGAATATCACTGATAAACAGTCTGATTATGTTCAAGAAGTTGCACAAAAACTACAAAAATGTGGAATTAGAGCAAAAGCGGACTTGAGAAATGAGAAGATTGGCTTTAAAATCCGCGAACACACTTTGAAGCGTGTCCCGTACATGTTGGTTTGTGGTGACCAAGAAATGGAAGCCGGCGAAATCGCAGTACGTACACGTAAAGGTAAAGACCTCGGTAAATTTAAAGTGGATGACTTTATTGAATACATCCGCACCGACGTTTCTACCCGTAGGCTCAATCTGGAGGAATAA
- the infC gene encoding translation initiation factor IF-3, producing the protein MKGGRRGQQPAKQNQHRMNGEIRGVREVRLTGADGEPVGIVSIQEALAAADEAGMDLVEISPNAEPPVCRVMDYGKFLFEKSKAAKEQKKKQKQIQIKEVKFRPGTDIGDYQVKLRNLTRFLEDGNKVKVTIRFRGREMAHQEIGVDVLNRLKEDTVDLAVVESFPTRIEGRQMIMVLAPKKK; encoded by the coding sequence ATTAAAGGCGGAAGACGTGGCCAACAACCGGCCAAACAAAACCAGCACCGTATGAACGGTGAAATTCGTGGCGTTCGTGAAGTTCGCTTAACAGGCGCTGACGGTGAACCTGTAGGTATCGTATCGATCCAAGAGGCACTTGCTGCTGCTGATGAAGCTGGTATGGATCTCGTAGAGATCAGCCCTAACGCCGAGCCACCTGTTTGTCGTGTGATGGACTATGGTAAGTTCCTCTTCGAGAAGAGCAAAGCTGCTAAAGAGCAGAAGAAGAAGCAAAAGCAGATCCAGATTAAGGAAGTAAAATTCCGTCCTGGAACTGACATTGGAGACTATCAGGTAAAACTACGCAACCTGACGCGTTTCCTTGAAGACGGCAACAAAGTGAAGGTAACAATTCGCTTCCGTGGCCGCGAAATGGCTCACCAAGAGATCGGTGTTGACGTTCTAAATCGTTTGAAAGAGGACACAGTAGATTTAGCTGTTGTTGAATCTTTCCCAACGAGAATTGAAGGTCGTCAGATGATCATGGTGCTGGCCCCTAAAAAGAAGTAA
- the rpmI gene encoding 50S ribosomal protein L35: MPKMKTNKGAAKRFKKTAGGIKYKHATKRHILTKRTTKNKRQLRPNAILPKCEVAAVVRMMPYA; the protein is encoded by the coding sequence ATGCCTAAGATGAAAACCAACAAAGGTGCTGCTAAGCGTTTTAAGAAAACTGCTGGTGGTATTAAGTACAAGCACGCTACAAAACGTCACATTCTGACTAAGCGTACTACTAAGAACAAGCGTCAACTACGTCCAAACGCAATCCTTCCTAAGTGTGAAGTGGCTGCAGTTGTTCGTATGATGCCATACGCTTAA
- the rplT gene encoding 50S ribosomal protein L20 produces the protein MPRVKRGVQARARHKKVLKQAKGYYGARSRVYRVAFQAVTKAGQYAYRDRRNKKRQFRQLWIARINAASRQNGLSYSRFINGLKKASIEIDRKILADIAVFDKAAFAVLVEKAKAAL, from the coding sequence ATGCCTCGCGTAAAACGTGGTGTACAAGCTCGTGCACGTCATAAGAAAGTTCTAAAACAAGCTAAAGGTTACTACGGTGCACGTTCACGTGTTTACCGCGTAGCTTTCCAAGCAGTTACTAAAGCTGGTCAATACGCTTACCGTGACCGTCGCAACAAGAAACGTCAATTCCGTCAACTGTGGATTGCACGTATCAACGCTGCTTCTCGTCAAAATGGTCTATCTTACAGCCGTTTCATCAACGGTCTTAAGAAAGCATCTATCGAGATCGATCGTAAGATTCTTGCTGACATCGCGGTATTCGACAAAGCAGCATTTGCTGTTCTAGTTGAAAAAGCGAAAGCTGCTCTTTAA
- a CDS encoding TRAP transporter substrate-binding protein: MSFIHQSVKRAVTGVVVAAVCTLGSVSAVAADKVYRLKLAETWGPNFPVFGDTTKNMAKMAEEMSGGRLQIRIDSSNKHKAPFGVFDMVKSGQYDMGHSASYYWKGKVPNTLYFTSMPFGMLPVEQYAWFYYGGGMELMEQVYSPHNLLSFPGGNTDVQMGGWFQKEINSVEDLQGLKMRIPGFAGEVLAELGAKPTNIAPGELYTSLERRTIDALEWVGPSLDLRMGFHKIAPYYYTGWHEPATELQFLVNKRTWEKLPDDLKAILQVAMKTAAYDMYTQSKHESGKNWATIKTEYPNVQVKDFPPEVMAALREANDRLLKEHAEKDALTKEIQDSQAAYLEQVRPWSNISHRAYLNGQAEAEK, translated from the coding sequence ATGAGTTTTATCCATCAATCAGTAAAACGAGCAGTCACAGGTGTAGTGGTTGCTGCCGTGTGTACTCTAGGCTCAGTGTCGGCAGTGGCGGCAGACAAAGTTTATCGCTTGAAGCTCGCAGAAACATGGGGCCCGAACTTCCCTGTCTTTGGTGATACCACAAAAAATATGGCGAAAATGGCAGAAGAGATGTCGGGTGGACGCCTGCAAATCCGTATTGATTCATCCAACAAACACAAAGCGCCGTTTGGTGTGTTTGATATGGTGAAGTCTGGTCAATACGATATGGGGCACTCTGCGTCGTATTACTGGAAAGGCAAAGTCCCAAATACACTTTATTTCACCTCGATGCCTTTTGGCATGCTTCCAGTCGAGCAGTACGCTTGGTTTTACTACGGTGGCGGTATGGAGTTGATGGAACAAGTTTATTCTCCACATAATCTGCTCTCTTTCCCAGGTGGTAATACGGATGTGCAGATGGGTGGCTGGTTTCAAAAAGAGATTAACTCGGTCGAAGACCTTCAAGGCCTGAAAATGCGTATCCCCGGTTTCGCCGGCGAAGTGCTTGCAGAGCTGGGCGCAAAACCGACAAATATCGCCCCGGGTGAGTTATATACTTCGCTTGAGCGCCGCACGATTGATGCGCTTGAGTGGGTAGGACCATCTTTAGATCTTCGTATGGGCTTTCACAAAATTGCCCCTTATTACTACACCGGTTGGCATGAGCCAGCAACAGAGCTTCAGTTCCTCGTTAACAAGCGTACCTGGGAAAAGCTGCCTGATGACTTGAAGGCTATTTTGCAAGTAGCGATGAAAACCGCGGCATACGATATGTACACTCAATCCAAGCATGAAAGTGGTAAGAACTGGGCAACGATTAAAACTGAATACCCAAATGTTCAGGTGAAAGACTTCCCACCAGAGGTCATGGCAGCGCTGCGTGAAGCCAATGATCGCTTGCTTAAAGAGCATGCTGAAAAAGATGCGCTCACGAAAGAGATTCAAGACTCACAAGCTGCGTATCTTGAACAAGTGCGTCCTTGGTCTAACATTTCGCATCGCGCTTATCTCAACGGACAAGCAGAAGCAGAAAAATAA
- a CDS encoding TRAP transporter small permease subunit — MRSLIYIERAFNRFGDVLGWLASILFIILLANVTYDVVMRYVFNDVSIAFQEMEWHLFSSVFLLGVPFAIKAGGHVRVDIFYERLSHKAQAVIDILGTLVFLFPFCLLVAWYGVDFAKESYALGETSGDPGGLPYRWIIKAMIPLSFLFMAISGVGLVIHSLNKIVNPHLIYNSTHSGKQ; from the coding sequence ATGAGAAGTCTTATCTATATAGAAAGAGCCTTTAATCGCTTTGGCGATGTTCTAGGTTGGCTCGCCAGTATTCTGTTTATCATCCTTTTGGCAAACGTGACCTATGACGTGGTGATGAGGTATGTGTTTAACGATGTCTCTATCGCGTTTCAGGAGATGGAGTGGCACTTATTCTCGTCTGTGTTTTTGCTCGGTGTGCCTTTTGCAATCAAGGCGGGTGGACACGTTAGGGTCGACATATTCTATGAGCGCCTCTCTCACAAAGCACAAGCCGTGATCGATATTCTGGGTACATTGGTCTTCTTATTTCCTTTTTGCCTTCTTGTTGCTTGGTATGGCGTCGATTTTGCCAAGGAAAGTTATGCCTTAGGCGAAACCTCGGGCGATCCCGGCGGCTTACCTTATCGCTGGATCATCAAAGCTATGATCCCTTTGTCCTTCCTGTTTATGGCCATCAGTGGAGTAGGGCTGGTCATTCACTCTCTTAATAAAATTGTTAACCCTCATTTAATTTACAACAGCACACATTCTGGTAAGCAGTAA
- a CDS encoding TRAP transporter large permease, which yields MIGIVMFFVALFALLLGFPVAFTFGGIALIFGVWAEGMEMFAFMPYRIQSIMENTVLMAVPLFVFMGLVLQKTKLAEQLLESMGRLFGGVRGGIAVSTVLVGALLAASTGVVGASVVAMGLISLPVMLKYNYDKGLACGTICASGTLGQIIPPSIVLILLGDVLGVPVGDLFQAAVWPGLALVAAYVIYILIYAKLHPESAQAIEREDTISRKQEVFNALKAVVPPLVLIVLVLGSIFAGIATPTESAALGGAGALILALLYRQFSWRMVYEAAKETVKVTAMVFAILLGATAFSMAFTYTGGDYLVEEWMLQLPGEKWGFLIITMLVILILGFFIDFVEICFIIVPIISPVAELLGLNMTWFAILIAMNLQTSFLTPPFGFSLFYLKGVAPNSVTTQDIYRGVLPFILIQIVVLASLLVFPEMYGMGE from the coding sequence ATGATAGGTATAGTAATGTTTTTCGTGGCGTTGTTTGCGCTGCTTCTCGGGTTCCCCGTCGCTTTCACTTTTGGCGGTATTGCGCTGATTTTTGGCGTTTGGGCGGAAGGGATGGAGATGTTTGCTTTCATGCCTTACCGCATTCAATCCATCATGGAAAATACCGTGCTTATGGCGGTGCCGCTGTTTGTGTTTATGGGATTGGTCTTGCAGAAAACCAAGCTCGCCGAGCAGCTGCTTGAATCAATGGGACGTTTATTCGGCGGTGTACGCGGTGGTATCGCCGTTTCAACAGTCTTAGTGGGTGCGCTATTGGCTGCATCGACAGGGGTAGTTGGGGCATCAGTGGTAGCGATGGGCTTGATATCATTGCCTGTGATGCTGAAATACAACTACGACAAAGGGCTCGCCTGCGGCACAATTTGCGCGTCAGGTACACTTGGGCAAATCATTCCACCTTCGATTGTTCTCATTTTGCTCGGCGATGTACTGGGTGTGCCGGTCGGTGACTTGTTCCAAGCAGCCGTGTGGCCTGGGCTTGCTCTAGTGGCTGCGTATGTCATTTACATTCTGATTTATGCAAAGTTGCATCCCGAGTCAGCACAAGCTATCGAGCGTGAAGACACAATAAGTCGTAAACAAGAGGTGTTTAACGCCCTGAAAGCGGTCGTACCACCATTGGTGCTTATTGTTTTGGTCTTGGGCTCTATCTTTGCGGGTATTGCGACGCCAACCGAGTCAGCCGCTCTTGGTGGCGCTGGCGCGCTGATACTCGCTCTGCTTTATCGTCAATTTAGTTGGCGAATGGTGTATGAGGCTGCCAAAGAGACCGTGAAAGTGACTGCGATGGTGTTTGCAATTTTGCTCGGTGCAACTGCCTTTTCGATGGCGTTTACTTATACGGGAGGTGACTACTTAGTCGAAGAATGGATGTTACAGCTACCAGGAGAAAAGTGGGGCTTCTTAATCATCACAATGTTGGTGATTCTCATACTGGGCTTTTTCATCGACTTCGTTGAGATCTGTTTCATCATCGTACCGATTATCTCACCCGTCGCAGAGCTACTTGGGTTGAACATGACCTGGTTTGCCATACTGATTGCGATGAACCTGCAAACCTCATTCCTAACACCGCCATTTGGATTTAGTTTGTTCTACCTAAAAGGTGTTGCCCCCAATAGTGTCACAACACAAGACATCTATCGAGGTGTGTTACCGTTTATATTAATTCAGATAGTCGTGTTGGCATCACTGCTTGTTTTTCCTGAGATGTATGGCATGGGTGAGTAG